From a single Natronorubrum tibetense GA33 genomic region:
- a CDS encoding DUF2110 family protein, translating to MVVLATKLYIEGDARDRALDSLRSLVNNEIGDLDVEFEIGIRHDDFPSVTIEGEDATVARNVLREEFGEIVPDLEPGETYVGTLETWDEDGFVLDAGQGEGVRIPAEELGLGPGSPIQIRERYGLVQHLPLRFVYGTGNGDDGGDPPRLAEEEQDRLYEWTRGNGRLNVNSATRAEVRATLNRAGHAQDYVTVERLGLLEQSVICPEDTDPPGLLASVGEYLPAELRCVVP from the coding sequence ATGGTAGTTCTCGCAACCAAACTCTATATCGAAGGCGACGCTCGCGATCGCGCGCTGGACTCGCTGCGCTCGCTCGTGAACAACGAAATTGGCGATCTCGACGTCGAGTTCGAGATCGGTATCCGCCACGACGACTTTCCGAGCGTCACGATCGAAGGGGAGGACGCCACCGTCGCGCGCAACGTCCTCCGCGAGGAGTTCGGCGAGATCGTCCCCGACCTAGAGCCCGGCGAGACCTACGTTGGCACGCTCGAGACGTGGGACGAGGACGGCTTCGTGCTCGACGCCGGCCAGGGCGAGGGCGTCCGGATTCCGGCCGAGGAACTCGGCCTGGGTCCGGGCTCGCCGATCCAGATCCGCGAACGGTACGGACTGGTTCAGCACCTGCCGCTGCGGTTCGTCTACGGCACCGGTAACGGCGACGACGGCGGCGACCCGCCGCGACTCGCCGAGGAAGAACAGGACCGCCTCTACGAGTGGACCCGCGGAAACGGCCGACTCAATGTCAACAGCGCGACCCGCGCGGAGGTTCGGGCGACGCTCAATCGTGCCGGCCACGCCCAGGACTACGTCACGGTCGAGCGGCTCGGACTCCTCGAGCAGAGTGTAATCTGCCCCGAGGACACCGACCCACCTGGCCTGCTGGCGAGCGTCGGCGAGTACCTCCCGGCGGAACTCCGCTGTGTCGTCCCATAA
- a CDS encoding chemotaxis protein CheW, whose product MVPDLSEKLLGIDIDDADDPDRRNANGPDEEQEELEQFVYFGLGEHRFALPVDAVRTLANVSEQVTRVPRSPDAVEGMIDLRGEITAVIDPHVHFPGLATDDQVGRERLLVFDRPADQQSVAIRVDDVMGVETVPVSDVHDEESLEESPLSGDALAHPLVVALIEQEREATPDVDRLVSSSQPETSVGSKTGGEPDSGGVTTLSPPDGESQNGPGSAVGETFELETDESAPPEPAEVGDGPTREVVVDGTPLLDVETLLLASGQRP is encoded by the coding sequence ATGGTACCGGATCTCTCCGAAAAACTTCTCGGAATCGATATCGACGACGCCGACGACCCTGATCGTCGGAACGCGAACGGCCCGGACGAGGAGCAAGAGGAACTCGAACAGTTCGTCTACTTCGGGCTAGGTGAACACCGATTCGCGCTGCCGGTCGACGCGGTTCGAACGCTCGCCAACGTCTCCGAACAGGTAACGCGGGTCCCGCGGTCCCCCGACGCCGTCGAGGGCATGATCGACCTTCGGGGAGAGATCACTGCCGTGATCGACCCACACGTTCACTTTCCGGGTCTCGCGACCGACGATCAGGTCGGACGGGAACGGCTGTTGGTGTTCGACCGGCCGGCCGATCAGCAGTCAGTGGCGATCCGGGTCGACGACGTGATGGGCGTCGAAACGGTTCCCGTGAGCGACGTTCACGACGAAGAGTCGCTAGAGGAATCCCCGCTTTCGGGCGATGCACTCGCCCACCCGCTCGTGGTGGCCCTCATCGAACAGGAACGCGAGGCGACCCCCGACGTCGACCGACTCGTCTCCTCGAGTCAGCCGGAGACGTCCGTTGGGTCCAAAACCGGCGGCGAGCCCGATTCTGGCGGTGTCACCACACTGTCGCCACCGGACGGAGAGTCACAGAACGGTCCCGGATCCGCCGTCGGGGAGACTTTCGAACTCGAGACCGACGAGTCGGCCCCGCCGGAGCCAGCCGAGGTCGGCGACGGACCGACCCGGGAAGTCGTCGTCGACGGCACGCCGCTACTCGACGTCGAGACTCTGCTGTTGGCGTCCGGACAGCGACCGTAG
- the cheB gene encoding chemotaxis-specific protein-glutamate methyltransferase CheB, which translates to MTRVLVVDDSQFMRTVVGNALTEAGYDVETATNGSEAIETAAAYDPDIVTMDVEMPELGGIDAVERIMATNPTLILMLSVHTEQGTETTLDALERGAIDFLHKPDGSDGRTLTELSSEVVAKVDELADANVSSIALARASASAYATRTNRADRDVATGRAVAGAGADSRGGLEVGSGSTTNRPAGPDARRSFGPGSRAGSESEPDDDPGPIELEGDYADDPTLVLGASTGGPKIVEGLFERLPADLGAKVLVVQHMPEGFTERFAERLNRLSEYDVREAGDRESVRAGEATIAPGNAHLEVVNNVGGRLRVRLDDGERIHGVRPAIDVTMQSAAEKAVDPLCGVVLTGMGRDGAAGIEAIKTAGGHTIAQDEATSPVFGIPCQAIQTGYVDDIAPATELVETIVDAFDTDGETDE; encoded by the coding sequence ATGACGCGAGTACTCGTTGTCGACGACTCACAGTTCATGCGGACAGTCGTCGGCAACGCACTCACGGAGGCTGGCTACGACGTTGAGACCGCGACGAACGGGTCGGAAGCGATCGAAACGGCCGCCGCGTACGATCCGGACATCGTCACGATGGACGTCGAGATGCCCGAACTGGGCGGTATCGACGCTGTCGAGCGAATTATGGCGACGAACCCGACGCTGATCCTCATGCTGAGCGTTCATACTGAGCAGGGAACGGAGACGACGCTCGATGCTCTCGAGCGGGGCGCGATCGATTTCCTCCACAAACCCGACGGCTCCGACGGGCGAACGCTCACCGAACTCAGCAGTGAGGTCGTCGCGAAGGTCGACGAACTCGCGGACGCGAACGTGTCCTCGATCGCACTCGCTCGTGCTTCCGCGTCCGCGTACGCGACGCGAACGAACCGAGCGGACCGCGACGTGGCCACGGGACGGGCAGTCGCCGGAGCCGGAGCCGACTCGCGAGGCGGCCTCGAGGTCGGTAGCGGATCGACGACGAATCGACCGGCCGGTCCCGATGCCCGGCGCTCGTTCGGTCCGGGATCCCGAGCCGGCAGTGAGAGTGAACCCGACGACGATCCGGGACCGATCGAACTCGAGGGCGACTACGCGGACGATCCGACCCTCGTCCTCGGGGCCTCGACCGGCGGCCCGAAGATCGTCGAGGGGCTGTTCGAGCGACTCCCTGCCGATCTCGGGGCGAAAGTGCTGGTCGTCCAGCACATGCCCGAGGGCTTTACCGAACGGTTCGCCGAGCGCCTCAATCGGCTCAGCGAATACGACGTTCGCGAAGCAGGCGACAGAGAGTCGGTTCGCGCCGGCGAGGCGACGATCGCTCCCGGCAACGCCCATCTCGAGGTCGTCAACAACGTCGGCGGCCGCCTCCGCGTTCGACTCGACGACGGCGAGCGGATCCACGGCGTGCGGCCGGCGATCGATGTAACGATGCAGTCGGCAGCCGAGAAGGCCGTCGACCCGCTCTGTGGCGTCGTGCTGACCGGTATGGGCCGTGACGGAGCCGCGGGAATCGAGGCGATCAAGACCGCCGGCGGGCACACCATCGCACAGGACGAAGCGACGAGTCCGGTCTTTGGCATTCCCTGTCAGGCTATTCAGACGGGCTATGTCGACGATATCGCACCCGCAACCGAACTCGTCGAGACGATCGTCGACGCGTTCGACACGGACGGTGAGACCGATGAGTGA
- a CDS encoding MBL fold metallo-hydrolase yields the protein MDTDAEGACRSDRVFSTIHRLEFDVPWPPKHVAAYVIDGPEPILVDAGTPTDAGESELENELERAGYAVRDIDHVLVTHAHSDHLGQAGTLRDAGATIHAPRAALERLERDPETVRETVRETARSVGYADEKGEEIVDEELESLRRDVDLLDPASTEPIDPNATFSVGDREFRSLATPGHELNHLSFETALEGATVLLSGDALIEPFRAGTFHAGIDWDTYDGVDRYYDAMDRLLETTATHAFPGHGPTFEDPHRVVGLTRERLNSLVAETEAALAAIEPATPLSVAEERAGSVRYMAPVLDTMGALGTLESRDTVTYDLEDGVRYYRMR from the coding sequence ATGGATACCGACGCCGAAGGCGCCTGTCGGAGCGATCGGGTTTTTTCGACGATTCATCGCCTCGAGTTCGACGTGCCGTGGCCCCCGAAACACGTCGCCGCGTACGTGATCGACGGGCCCGAACCGATCCTGGTCGACGCCGGCACGCCGACCGATGCTGGCGAATCCGAACTCGAGAACGAACTCGAACGCGCCGGCTACGCCGTTCGCGATATCGACCACGTGCTCGTCACACACGCCCACAGCGACCATCTCGGACAGGCCGGCACGCTGCGGGACGCCGGCGCGACGATTCACGCGCCGCGGGCGGCCCTCGAGCGACTCGAGCGGGACCCCGAGACGGTCCGCGAGACGGTACGCGAAACCGCGCGGTCGGTGGGGTACGCCGACGAAAAGGGCGAAGAGATCGTCGACGAGGAACTCGAGTCGCTGCGGCGCGACGTCGACCTGCTCGACCCGGCGAGTACCGAGCCGATCGACCCGAACGCCACGTTTTCGGTCGGTGACCGCGAGTTTCGATCGCTGGCGACGCCGGGTCACGAACTGAACCACCTGAGTTTCGAGACGGCACTCGAAGGGGCGACCGTCCTCCTCTCCGGCGACGCCCTGATCGAGCCCTTCCGCGCCGGGACGTTCCACGCCGGTATCGACTGGGACACCTACGACGGCGTCGACCGATACTACGACGCGATGGATCGGCTGCTGGAGACGACGGCGACCCACGCCTTCCCCGGCCACGGGCCGACGTTCGAGGATCCCCATCGGGTCGTCGGCCTCACGCGAGAGCGACTCAATAGCCTGGTCGCGGAGACCGAAGCGGCGCTCGCCGCAATCGAACCCGCGACGCCGCTGTCGGTCGCGGAGGAGCGGGCCGGTAGCGTTCGCTACATGGCCCCCGTGTTGGATACGATGGGGGCGCTCGGGACGCTCGAGAGTCGGGACACCGTAACGTACGATCTCGAGGACGGCGTGCGATACTATCGAATGCGGTGA
- a CDS encoding DUF5803 family protein has protein sequence MNRRLVLAVLAVGLLVGLAGCSMVFGGISDEDLDQEQEYDDLRDSDADVAIDLESGSLISSGEFRAVYDLEDRESLSLYRSNIYSDRALDIHSVRYWYPNGTEVTGSELDVDQSQTSTDIRVPDGNGTIAFSGDADRKSFTLPAYVEGSYEVTIPEGHRTTAFLFGDVNPSGYEREVVDDRERLTWDEVDSTLNLQYYLTRDIPLFIGLVAVVTTVGGIGIAYYYRKVKRLREQREEMGLDVDIDDDSNDGPPPGMK, from the coding sequence ATGAATCGACGGCTCGTTCTCGCGGTGCTCGCGGTCGGCTTGCTCGTCGGCCTAGCCGGTTGCTCGATGGTCTTCGGCGGTATCTCCGACGAGGACCTCGACCAAGAGCAGGAGTACGACGATCTCCGGGATAGCGACGCCGACGTCGCTATCGACCTCGAGAGCGGGAGCCTGATCAGCAGTGGCGAGTTTCGCGCGGTCTACGACTTAGAAGACAGAGAGTCGCTCTCGCTGTACAGATCCAACATCTACAGCGATCGGGCGCTCGACATCCACAGCGTCCGCTACTGGTATCCTAACGGGACGGAGGTGACGGGCTCGGAGTTGGACGTCGATCAGAGCCAGACGAGTACCGATATCCGGGTTCCGGACGGCAACGGAACGATCGCGTTCTCGGGCGACGCCGACCGCAAGTCGTTCACGCTGCCGGCCTACGTCGAGGGTTCCTACGAGGTGACGATTCCCGAAGGGCACCGGACCACCGCCTTCCTCTTCGGCGATGTCAATCCTAGCGGCTACGAACGGGAAGTCGTCGACGACCGGGAACGACTCACCTGGGACGAAGTGGATAGTACGCTCAACTTGCAGTACTACCTCACCCGCGACATCCCGCTGTTCATCGGTCTGGTGGCGGTCGTCACCACCGTCGGCGGCATCGGGATCGCGTACTACTACCGGAAGGTCAAGCGACTCCGGGAACAGCGCGAGGAGATGGGGTTAGACGTCGACATCGACGACGATTCCAACGACGGGCCGCCGCCGGGCATGAAGTGA
- a CDS encoding chemotaxis protein CheW encodes MASATTPDDSDDPVTVLTFDLEDDRYCVRADAVASVFGVADDESMATADDPWNAGSVSVGRERVRVVDLPRAFASSARTTARVAEPKLLVFRVTDVDDAYYGWLVDDVDITRTIQPSDLEPTRMGGHMPHVKGHLEIDGEDVIWLDEQAIHG; translated from the coding sequence ATGGCATCGGCGACAACGCCCGACGATTCCGACGACCCCGTTACCGTTCTTACCTTCGATCTCGAGGACGACCGATACTGCGTCAGAGCCGACGCCGTCGCATCCGTCTTCGGCGTGGCGGACGACGAGTCTATGGCGACGGCGGACGACCCGTGGAACGCCGGGTCGGTCTCGGTCGGCCGCGAGCGAGTGCGGGTCGTCGACCTCCCGCGGGCGTTTGCCTCGTCGGCTCGAACGACGGCTCGCGTCGCGGAGCCGAAACTGCTCGTCTTTCGCGTTACCGACGTCGACGACGCCTACTACGGCTGGCTCGTCGATGATGTCGACATCACGCGGACGATCCAGCCGAGCGATCTCGAGCCGACGCGAATGGGAGGCCATATGCCCCACGTCAAGGGACACCTCGAGATCGACGGCGAGGACGTTATCTGGCTCGACGAGCAGGCAATTCACGGCTAA
- the cheY gene encoding chemotaxis protein CheY, with amino-acid sequence MSTGVLIVDDSHFMRNLLSQILEQDYRILGEASNGAEAVKLYKEHDPDIVMMDIVMPKCNGIKATAAIKKIDPDARVIMCTSVGQREKMKLAVKAGADGYVTKPFEEPSVRKALTDVATA; translated from the coding sequence ATGTCGACAGGGGTGCTCATCGTGGACGATTCTCATTTTATGCGGAATCTTCTGAGCCAAATTTTGGAACAGGATTACCGCATTCTCGGAGAAGCGTCCAACGGCGCCGAAGCAGTCAAACTGTACAAAGAACACGACCCCGATATCGTGATGATGGACATCGTGATGCCCAAGTGCAACGGCATCAAGGCGACCGCAGCGATCAAGAAGATCGATCCGGACGCCCGAGTCATCATGTGTACGAGCGTCGGGCAGCGTGAGAAAATGAAACTTGCCGTGAAAGCTGGTGCGGACGGCTACGTGACGAAACCGTTCGAAGAACCCAGCGTCAGAAAGGCTCTCACAGACGTCGCGACTGCATGA
- a CDS encoding RNA-guided endonuclease TnpB family protein, producing MQSSKLTQTLSFGLDIDTGSADDLQDSCLEARRIRNETNRLDKQGWDWKELKSVVVDNADHVKNTSQLIVDKALGEIETYHDNKDNNWGRPYPYIDGLYPMVMNHKEGYRLFLEDDDTIRFRISAAPRNHVKGELRGNPEHFDRVRTALTYDDWRVGTAEVIYKHDEWRLHVTVTHEYHKVASKTDADTIVGVDVNEDCVALAAMNRNGSVMDSVVIEYPEIKEQRHEFFTKRKRMQKVGQTAFDLVVQTEERDYVHDCLHKVSRQVVNWVSQFTDPIIVFEDLKDMRDSIDYGTRMNRRLHSLPFAALRDMVSYKAAWNGIPSDDVDPEYTSQQCPRTECQHTSRSNRYKKRFKCGECGFQDHADRKAAVCVVQEWFGKQDGNVPSLETLPRVWKVRWAASGRGGATDSHGPVLGSGVHRHGTSAQDSQSRVREELKSVAPAVQD from the coding sequence GTGCAGTCGTCCAAACTCACCCAAACCCTGTCGTTCGGATTAGACATTGACACGGGGAGTGCCGACGACTTGCAAGACAGCTGTCTCGAAGCCCGACGCATCCGTAACGAAACCAACCGCCTCGATAAACAAGGCTGGGACTGGAAAGAACTCAAATCTGTCGTCGTGGACAATGCGGATCACGTTAAAAACACCAGTCAACTCATCGTAGACAAAGCCCTCGGTGAAATCGAAACCTACCACGACAACAAAGACAACAATTGGGGCCGACCATACCCATACATCGACGGACTGTACCCGATGGTCATGAACCATAAAGAAGGGTACCGACTTTTCCTCGAAGATGATGATACGATTCGGTTCCGTATCAGTGCTGCCCCACGCAACCACGTCAAAGGCGAACTTCGTGGTAATCCAGAGCATTTCGACCGGGTGCGAACCGCCCTCACATACGATGACTGGCGCGTTGGAACCGCTGAAGTCATCTACAAACATGACGAATGGCGACTGCATGTCACCGTCACACACGAATACCACAAAGTCGCCAGTAAAACAGATGCAGACACAATCGTTGGTGTGGATGTGAACGAGGATTGCGTTGCTCTTGCTGCGATGAATCGAAACGGCTCAGTAATGGACTCAGTGGTGATTGAATACCCTGAAATCAAAGAACAACGCCACGAGTTCTTCACAAAACGGAAGCGGATGCAGAAAGTCGGACAGACAGCATTTGATTTGGTCGTGCAGACCGAGGAACGCGACTATGTTCACGACTGTCTGCACAAGGTGTCGCGTCAGGTAGTTAATTGGGTGTCGCAGTTCACGGACCCGATTATTGTCTTTGAAGACCTCAAAGACATGCGAGACTCAATCGACTACGGAACGCGAATGAACCGCCGCCTACACAGCCTGCCCTTCGCCGCACTCCGAGATATGGTGTCGTATAAAGCCGCATGGAACGGTATTCCGTCGGATGATGTTGACCCGGAATATACGAGTCAGCAGTGTCCACGGACTGAGTGTCAGCATACCTCTCGGTCGAACCGTTATAAGAAGCGGTTTAAATGCGGTGAGTGTGGATTTCAGGATCATGCTGATCGGAAGGCGGCGGTTTGTGTAGTGCAGGAGTGGTTTGGAAAGCAAGATGGAAATGTGCCGTCTCTCGAAACCCTTCCACGGGTGTGGAAGGTGAGATGGGCGGCATCGGGTCGTGGTGGAGCGACCGACTCTCACGGACCTGTTTTGGGTTCGGGTGTTCACCGACACGGAACGTCGGCGCAAGACTCGCAGAGTCGAGTGCGAGAGGAATTAAAGTCCGTTGCGCCAGCAGTACAGGACTAA
- a CDS encoding transcription factor TFIIE subunit alpha produces MAFEDLLEDPVIQKYLHELVGPKGMPVAAAPPDGEVTDEELAEDLDLELNDVRRALFILYENDLATYRRLRDEDSGWLTYLWTFEYGNIPENLEEEMYRLHDALEDRREYERNHEFYLCEICSIRFEFGEAMDFGFECPECGSPLESMDNDRLVNSMDDRLDSLEDELNIDADA; encoded by the coding sequence ATGGCTTTTGAGGACCTGCTCGAGGATCCAGTCATCCAGAAGTACTTGCACGAGCTGGTCGGTCCCAAGGGGATGCCCGTCGCGGCCGCGCCGCCTGACGGGGAAGTGACCGACGAGGAGCTTGCGGAGGATCTGGATCTCGAGTTGAACGACGTGCGGCGGGCGCTGTTTATCCTGTACGAGAACGATCTGGCCACCTACCGGCGGCTGCGCGACGAGGATTCGGGGTGGCTCACCTATCTCTGGACGTTCGAGTACGGCAACATCCCGGAGAATCTCGAGGAGGAGATGTATCGGCTCCACGACGCCTTAGAAGACCGTCGGGAGTACGAGCGAAACCACGAATTCTACCTCTGTGAGATCTGTTCCATCCGCTTCGAGTTCGGCGAGGCGATGGACTTCGGCTTCGAATGCCCCGAGTGTGGCTCGCCGCTGGAATCGATGGACAACGACCGCCTCGTCAACTCGATGGACGACCGCCTCGACTCGCTCGAGGACGAACTTAACATCGACGCGGACGCCTAA